From a region of the Canis lupus dingo isolate Sandy chromosome 5, ASM325472v2, whole genome shotgun sequence genome:
- the LOC112671141 gene encoding olfactory receptor 145-like: protein MALRNASFVTEFILAGLTDLPDLQLPLFCLFLLMYVVTVLGNLGLIILIRLNSHLHTPMYFFLFNLSCIDLCYSSVFTPKMLINFTSKKNIISYRGCMTQLYFFCFFAISECYVLTSMAYDRYVAICNPLLYNVVMSSKVCFSLMLGSYLMAFLGAMAHTGYMVRLTFCNANTINHYFCDILPLFQLSCTSTYVNELVVFIVGSIDIIMPCVTIFVSYGFILSSILRISSTEGRSKAFSTCSSHIIAVSLFFGSCAFMYLKPSSAGSMDEGKISSIFYTNTVPLMNPLIYTLRNKDVKLALRKILSRRQF from the coding sequence ATGGCTCTCAGAAATGCTTCTTTTGTGACTGAATTCATTCTGGCAGGCCTCACAGACCTACCAGATCTCCAGCTCCCCCTTTTCTGCTTGTTTCTACTCATGTATGTGGTCACTGTGTTGGGAAATTTGGGCTTGATCATTCTCATCAGGCTGAATTCacacctccacacccccatgtactttttcctcttcaatttgTCCTGCATAGACCTCTGTTATTCTTCTGTGTTTACACCCAAAATGCTGATTAACTTCACATCCAAGAAGAATATTATTTCCTACAGGGGGTGCATGACccaactttactttttttgtttttttgctatttctgAATGCTATGTGCTGACATCCATGGCCTATGATCGTTATGTGGCCATCTGTAACCCACTTTTGTATAATGTTGTCATGTCTTCTAAAGTGTGTTTCAGTCTTATGCTTGGTTCATATTTGATGGCATTTTTAGGTGCCATGGCTCACACGGGATACATGGTGAGACTGACCTTCTGTAATGCAAACACCATCAACCATTATTTTTGTGACATCCTCCCTCTATTCCAGCTCTCCTGCACCAGCACGTATGTGAATGAGCTGGTGGTTTTCATTGTGGGGAGCATCGACATCATTATGCCCTGTGTCACCATCTTTGTGTCTTATGGTTTCATCCTTTCCAGCATCCTGCGCATCAGCTCCACTGAAGGCAGGTCCAAAGCTTTCAGCACTTGCAGTTCCCACATAATtgctgtttccttgttttttggATCATGTGCATTTATGTATCTTAAACCATCTTCTGCTGGGTCTATGGATGAGGGGAAAATCTCTTCTATCTTTTACACCAACACAGTTCCCTTGATGAACCCTTTAATTTACACCTTGAGAAACAAAGATGTTAAGCTTGCCTTGAGGAAAATCCTGAGTAGGAGACAGTTTTAA
- the LOC112671498 gene encoding olfactory receptor 145-like: MDMGNSSLVTEFILVGLTKYSEIQLPLFFLFLGIYIVTVTGNLGLVALIGLNSHLHTPMYYFLFNLSFIDLCYSSVITPKLLVNFVSKLNTISYAGCMTQLFFYCFFVSAECYVLTVMAYDRYVAICKPLLYTVTMSPQVCSLLAMIVYMGAFIGAWAHTGCMLRLTFCDANSINHYMCDILPLLELSCTNTHLNELVVLIVVGFDVGVPSLTIIVSYTFILASILHIRSTEGRSKAFSTCSSHIIVVSVFFGSGAFMYLHPSSVLSMDQGKVSTVFYTIVVPMLNPLIYSLRNKEVKVALKKSLNRKTFS; the protein is encoded by the coding sequence ATGGATATGGGAAACAGTTCCTTAGTCACTGAGTTTATCCTTGTGGGTTTAACCAAATATTCAGAGATTCAGCTGCCcctgttcttccttttcctaGGAATCTACATTGTCACTGTGACAGGAAACCTGGGCTTGGTTGCTCTAATTGGACTGAATTCTCACCTTCACACCCCCATGTactatttcctctttaatttatcatttattgatCTCTGTTATTCTTCCGTCATCACCCCAAAACTGTTGGTAAACTTTGTGTCAAAGCTGAACACCATCTCTTACGCAGGATGCATGACGCAGCTCTTTTTCTACTGCTTCTTTGTTAGCGCAGAGTGCTATGTGTTGACAGTAATGGCCTATGATCGCTATGTGGCCATTTGCAAGCCCCTGCTCTACACAGTCACCATGTCCCCGCAGGTCTGTTCTCTGCTGGCTATGATTGTATATATGGGGGCATTTATTGGTGCCTGGGCCCATACAGGATGCATGCTGAGGTTGACCTTCTGTGATGCCAACAGCATCAATCACTACATGTGTGACATCCTCCCCCTCCTGGAGCTCTCCTGCACAAACACTCACCTCAATGAACTGGTGGTTCTCATTGTTGTGGGCTTTGATGTTGGTGTGCCCAGCCTCACTATCATTGTCTCCTACACTTTCATCCTTGCCAGCATCCTCCATATCCGTTCCACGGAAGGAAGGTCCAAAGCCTTCAGCACTTGTAGCTCACATATAattgttgtttctgttttctttgggtcaGGGGCATTCATGTATCTTCATCCTTCTTCTGTTTTGTCCATGGACCAGGGGAAAGTGTCCACGGTTTTCTATACCATTGTGGTGCCTATGCTCAATCCTCTGATCTACAGCCTCAGGAATAAGGAGGTTAAGGTTGCCCTGAAAAAAAGCttgaatagaaaaacattttcctgA
- the LOC112671499 gene encoding LOW QUALITY PROTEIN: olfactory receptor 145-like (The sequence of the model RefSeq protein was modified relative to this genomic sequence to represent the inferred CDS: deleted 1 base in 1 codon), with protein sequence MPPGNASFVTEFILVGLTDLPDLQLPLFCLFLLMYVVTVLGNLGLITLIGLNSHLHTPMYFFLFNLSFIDFCYSSVFTPKMLTNFISKKNIISYRGCMTQLYFFCFFGISECYVLTSMAYDRYVAICNPLLYNVAMSSKVCSLLMLGSYLMAFSGAMAHTGCMLRLTFCDANTINHYFCDILPLLQLSCTSTYVNELVVFIVVGVNIIVPTVTIFVSYGFILSSILRISSTEGRSKAFSTCSSHIITVSLFFGSGAFMYLKPSSVGSMDEGKISSVFYTNVVPLMNPFIYSLRNKDVKCSVRKTLSRRQF encoded by the exons ATGCCTCCTGGAAATGCTTCTTTTGTGACTGAATTCATTCTGGTGGGGCTCACAGACCTACCAGATCTCCAGCTCCCCCTGTTCTGCCTGTTTCTACTCATGTATGTGGTCACTGTGCTGGGAAATTTAGGCTTGATCACTCTAATTGGGTTGAATTCacacctccacacccccatgtactttttcctcttcaatttgTCCTTCATAGACTTCTGTTATTCTTCTGTGTTTACACCCAAAATGCTGACTAACTTTATATCCAAGAAGAATATCATCTCCTACAGGGGGTGCATGACCCagctttactttttctgt ttttttggcatttctgaATGCTATGTGCTGACATCCATGGCCTATgatcgctatgtggccatctgtaacCCACTTTTGTATAATGTTGCCATGTCCTCTAAAGTGTGTTCCCTCCTTATGCTTGGTTCATATTTGATGGCATTCTCAGGTGCCATGGCCCACACTGGATGCATGCTGAGACTGACCTTCTGTGATGCAAACACCATCAACCATTATTTTTGTGAcatcctccctctgctccagctctCCTGCACCAGCACGTATGTGAATGAGTTGGTGGTTTTCATTGTGGTGGGCGTCAACATCATTGTGCCCACTGTCACCATCTTTGTGTCTTATGGTTTCATCCTTTCCAGCATCCTGCGCATCAGCTCCACTGAAGGCAGGTCCAAAGCTTTCAGCACCTGCAGTTCCCACATAATTactgtttctttgttctttggatCAGGTGCATTTATGTATCTTAAACCATCTTCTGTTGGGTCTATGGATGAGGGGAAAATCTCCTCTGTCTTTTATACCAATGTGGTTCCCTTGATGAACCCGTTCATTTACAGCTTGAGAAATAAAGATGTTAAATGTTCTGTGAGAAAAACTCTGAGTAGGAGGCAGTTTTGA